In the Mastacembelus armatus chromosome 2, fMasArm1.2, whole genome shotgun sequence genome, one interval contains:
- the donson gene encoding protein downstream neighbor of son homolog — MSQQAGYSPNFKRPAEIMRMRRKRARSAADVFRSPTGQGSGGSPGQSGSSPVCVRPFSPGPLFNSQNRSGGGIKRRNPFANIENTYSPKKKPLIYNDDGNTEATDGHRVLTEPTEKDGDEDKSTKRHGGPGFPFSAGLTVAEQQENLNKKDITLSEDDSVFEEEEGDVQGLLMKSPPTVSSASVVPPVRMEYPADWSLKTRLLFTSPLPLSWAEQPKAQEEAAGLVQHCRAQFSALPHSVQDPRSCSELRRAFQQSLVYWQHPSLPWMSLFPRINAERSFAGKNAPWAQDTALQQSLMNEWSVSLSSLYSLLKARLCPYFYLCSYQFTALFRAAGLGGSSNITASISPTTRGLREAMKAEGIEFSLPLAEERKKHKNQRDLSVDHGEEGEHKEKAEEPGEPERSKANAGEEEENDARSDDEDDDGFSWLEEMGVQDKIKKPDSITIQLRKEGRTTSLDHKPESVAQVEGSHTFTLINFLINCKSLVASAGSQAGLPPTLLAPVAFRGATTHTLKARSVNVKSQVGSSFQNISSLEITGPVLPSSLHAITTLLRPAQKGNFSATLYTHAPTAVMNVTTAEQQGAEDSVDPSGCGLHPASIRQLQQPSSLGKTGLTHISMNDYSYSWKS, encoded by the exons ATGTCTCAGCAGGCTGGTTACTCGCCCAACTTCAAGCGACCGGCTGAAATTATGCGAATGAGGAGGAAACGGGCTCGAAGCGCCGCCGACGTCTTCCGCAGCCCGACCGGACAGGGTTCAGGCGGCAGCCCCGGACAAAGCGGCTCATCTCCGGTGTGCGTTCGACCTTTCTCCCCGGGACCGCTTTTCAACAGCCAGAACCGCTCCGGAGGCGGGATAAAACGCAGAAACCCCTTCGCGAACATCGAAAATACTTACAGCCCGAAAAAGAAACCGCTAATTTATAACGACGACGGAAATACCGAAGCCACCGACGGTCACCGGGTGTTAACGGAACCGACTGAGAAGGACGGAGACGAGGACAAGTCAACAAAGAGACACGGCGGACCGGGGTTTCCTTTCAGCGCCGGTTTGACTGTGGCGGAACAGCAGGAGAATTTGAACAAG AAGGACATCACTTTGTCTGAGGATGACTCTGTGtttgaggaagaggaaggagatgtTCAAGGTCTTCTGATGAAG AGTCCTCCGACCGTCTCTTCCGCCTCCGTCGTACCTCCCGTCCGAATGGAGTATCCTGCAGACTGGAGCCTGAAGACTCGCCTCCTCTTCACGTCTCCGCTCCCCCTGTCATGGGCCGAGCAGCCCAAAGCCCAGGAGGAAGCAGCGGGGCTTGTCCAGCACTGCAGAGCTCAGTTTAGCGCCCTGCCACACAGCGTACAG GATCCCAGGTCCTGCTCGGAGCTTCGCCGCGCTTTCCAGCAGAGCCTGGTGTACTGGCAGCACCCCTCCCTGCCCTGGATGTCTCTGTTTCCCAGGATCAATGCAGAGAGGAGCTTCGCGGGGAAGAACGCCCCGTGGGCACAAGACACGGCACTGCAGCAGAGTCTCATGAACGAATG gtctgtcagtctgtcatctCTCTACAGTCTACTGAAGGCCAGACTGTGTCCTTACTTTTACCTGTGCTCGTACCAG TTTACAGCCTTGTTTAGGGCGGCTGGTCTCGGAGGCTCCAGCAACATTACGGCGTCAATCTCTCCTACGACCCGGGGTCTCAGAGAGGCGATGAAGGCCGAAG GCATAGAGTTCAGTCTCCCTCTAGcggaagagaggaagaagcaCAAGAACCAACGGGACCTGTCGGTGGACCACGGAGAGGAAGGGGAGCACAAGGAGAAAGCAGAGGA GCCTGGTGAGCCGGAACGAAGCAAGGCCAACGCGGGCgaggaggaggaaaatgacGCACGTAGCGACGACGAAGACGACGACGGCTTCTCCTGGCTGGAAGAGATGGGAGTCCAGGACAAAATCAAGAAGCCAGACAGTATCACCATCCAACT TCGTAAGGAGGGCCGCACCACATCTCTGGACCATAAACCGGAGTCTGTGGCGCAGGTGGAGGGCTCGCACACGTTCACCCTCATTAACTTTCTCATTAACTGCAAGAGCCTGGTGGCCTCGGCGGGCTCCCAGGCCGGGCTACCCCCGACCCTGCTGGCTCCCGTCGCTTTCAGAGGAGCTACGACACACACGCTGAAG GCCCGCAGCGTGAACGTGAAGAGCCAGGTCGGTTCTAGCTTCCAGAATATCAGCAGTCTGGAGATCACAG GACCAGTCCTCCCATCCTCCCTCCACGCCATCACGACCCTGCTTCGGCCCGCGCAGAAAGGAAACTTCTCGGCCACTCTTTACACGCATGCGCCCACCGCCGTCATGAACGTGACCACCGCTGAGCAACAG GGTGCAGAGGACTCGGTAGACCCGTCCGGTTGCGGCCTCCATCCTGCTTCCATCcggcagctgcagcagccttcCAGCCTGGGCAAGACCGGTCTGACGCACATCAGCATGAACGACTACAGCTACAGCTGGAAGAGCTGA